ttatattatcagtctaaataatcaatgaatataattaacaatttttgaaataggtAAAACTCCTGATTGGATTTAAACTCATTGCCTCATAATCATGGGCATTATTTTTAGTACTAATTCTGGAAACCtggatgaaatattaaagGTACAGATTTACTAATTCATTATAAGCTGTCAAACTTAATTTCAACATTGATCGGAACGAAGATaatcacatttaaaaaataaaataaataataccagaaaatcaagaattccTCGACGTTGATggcttttgttcttttaaatgaaaattctaaTGCAAATCAAGTCTTGCCAAATTAAACTCATCACACAACAAGTGTGatacatttttcttgaatcGTCCttcaatcacacaataaatatattacacttaacatataattaatttaaatttgaccaAACTCGATTTGTATTAGAATCTCTGGTGCTGCAAATATATAACAGTAGACGATTATATTACCAATCCTGAACCACTGAACTTCTCTTGAGTAATTCGATCAATCCTCTCAACCATCTCGCTGCCCAGATAATTCTTCCAGTCTCCAACCACTCCCCGACGAAAAAACACTTTATTTTCCTCTCCAGAAGTCAGTTTACCATTCCTGTTAATATCCAGGGCGCTCAGATTATCAAAACTGCAGAGCTTCAAGATTTCTTCCACCAGGCCTGATTCCTCTTCACCAGCAGAAAATGGGGAACCCAGGAATTCCGCCAGGCGCCTTAAATGAGTTCCAGGCTGATTTTTCATGTCCTCAAACTTCAAGAACAGCACTCTGTCAGGATTCTCTATGCTCAGCTTCCAGTATTCCAGGGCATGCTCCCAGAAAGGTCCAAACAGGGTAACTCCCCGACAGAAGAGATCGAAAACCTCTGAGATTGAATTGGTTCCAGTTTCTTGAGGCCTTAACTCGTTGGTAAAGTGCCACAGGGACACGAAAATGTCCTTCGGATTCCTGCAGAGATACACAATCTTGCATGCAGAGTTCTGCTTTATTGATTCAGGAAGAGAAACGTGAGGTGAATGAGTAGAAAAGAGCCTAAGAGAAGGAAATGAAGAGAAATCAGGGATTTGGTTGTCAACGTAGAGCTTGATTTCCAGAAAGGGGACTAGGTCGTGGGGATTATTGCTGAGAAGGGGATGATTTTTTGCAACAGGAGGATATCGGGTTCGGTTCACCAGGGTAAAGATGATTGCTTTGAGCCATGTGGTGCCGGATTTGGGGGTggtaacaagaaaaatatcagAGTTTTGAGCCTGGAAGTGTTTTTGACAGGAAATTACACCCTGGAGATGCCTGACGGGGTACCAGAAACCCTGATACTGATAGAGATGAGAAGCAAGCCATCCTCTTTCTTTAGGTAGAGTGGAGATGAAGATCTTGCATTCTTGGGTTAATGTTTCTTCCTGTTGTAGATACTTTGGAGATATTTCAGATGGCATTTTATGAATGCACGTTTTGGGAGTTTTTGGTTTCTGTTCACAATGGCATGCATTTATGCatggtatacatatataggtGGGGTGGGTACGGGAGAATACGGTTTGAAGAGGGTGGCAGGCTAGTATTTATTTTGGCCCTTTTAGTTGTACCTAAGTATGTTTGCTTTATATCTAGTAAGAATATACGTATAAACTCATGAGATAACAAATACACATgagttgaattatttttagctATCGCATTTCTAAGATTGATCGATATGTGTATCTAGtgatataatagaatatttgaATGGCTATATGATATAGgtaaaatgtgcaaaataccCTCCTTATCTattaaagttgaaaaaatataaaaacgggCTAAGATCCACTTTTTTGATACACAAGTTCGATAAGATGAGACCCCAAGACTTAGAATATGGACATTTGGTTGACGGATACTTCGCACCATTTGGGAGCCTAAAGAAGCAATTGTACAATGAGGGACAAGTATAAATAgcccataattataaatatccaagTATGACTTTTAATGTGTTCTAtcattgtttttatatatattagaccATTTTCATCTAAACCCGTCTCTAATTTGGCCATTAGAGTGGGTTTATTGGGGGTGACCCCAGCATTTATGACCTTTGTTACATTGGATTTTCAAGCTTATCTCCTTCAACGTGAGAATCCAAGAACCAGAAGTGGACGACCTTAACCCTTTCATTTTGGCACCGTACAATCACCCACTGATACATGTATGAATATATGTCACACAATTGGATCACCCTAATGAtagagaataaataaaaaagagtgaCAAAGTATGTAATCCCATTTGCATATGATTTGGCTCCACGTACAAGAGTATTCAAGAGAAGTATGGTATACCTTTTCCTACAGAGAGTATAAAGATGATGACTATCTTGAAATTGTCCTTTCTAGTGTATGTACGTGTATACCTTTTGGTATAGAAAAGTTGGAAAGCAGCGGCGCAACGGCTTGTGCCCCTGCAACGGGATTATATATAGAGTTAACACATACCTTAACTCTAACTCCAACTAAGTACAAGTCATAAGTCATAAGATACGTTTAAGCCAATCAAACGTTTTGACAAGAGGGAAAGAACATATTGAACCAGCAATATTCATATGACAATAATTGATCTTAACCAGTATACCATAATATTGTCTGCAATTGTCAATGCGCAACAAGCCTAAAGTCATTGGCCCACGACATTTGGTGGTAAAGCCTAAAGTGATTAGGCCACTATACATCTGGTGGTGTTGATTCCACAATAACAAGCTTAGCTGCTTGCATAGTAGGCAGAAACATAGGTGGGATTCCCCTGAAACGGGAACTGCACAACGGATTGATGGATATGGAAAGAAGCGATCCACTCTACAGGACCACTCAGGCAAGGACTATTAAAAGCGGCAAGGCTGGTCCAGGGAGAAATCATTATATCACATGCGGAATAAAAGCACGACTTTAATGCACCATTATTGTTTCCCACTGCTACTACTCTCTGGCCCGTCCATAATTGGTTTCCATGTCTTCTTTTTCTAATCTTTGTTTTGGGTTTCGCTACCaaactcaaaataaacaattaaacaTGTTACGCCTTGTTTGACTTAAAGAGGATGTTTGCAAGGGCTTAACAATAAAAACTTACGAATTTggtttagaaaataaattgaaaagaatgtTATAAAAACTATATGCAGCTCCGCTCCAGTTTTTAAAGCTTATTGGTAGATTTGAAAATATCGAGTTATTTTACCAAACAATCCaaattcaacttttattttcaaacactctCAATTTTTACAATTGCTTAACCTACAAATTTCTCTACAACTTATTCCTATCACCAAAAGTCGAAGCTATTACAAGCACCccttgaatattattttattaggcCTTGAGCCTTGATTTGTTCACTTATTCTTCTATCCAGTGGATTATGTGGTtaacttgaagaaaattactacacgaaaacaaaagagaaagagaaagcaaGAGCATACACTACCTACCACAATCCAAACTGAGTTGTTTCAAAAGGTTCACAGGATTATAGAGGTCTGTGCTGGTCCAAATTTTCCACCACTTCAAAGTACCTGAGATGTCGTCTGAGTAATTATAGCTCATTAGACCCCACACTAGTGAGTAGTTTCTACTGGcagaaaaaagggaaagatCACAGGGAAAAGGGACATCCGCAAGAGCAATCTTCTTCCAATATGAAACAATGTGCCTAAAATCAGATCCAcaacttgaaaaatgaaagacaaCTTGCATTGAAGAAGAAATCTTGTAtgttatttaatctaattcaAGTAAAATACGAGCAAATACGTAATAAAAGTCATTCGCATTTCCATGTACAATGGAAGTACTTTAGGCCGCTGAGATTATCTAAAGTCGAATTCTCTCTTTAGCACCTGAGCATGAAAGAAGCAAAGATTCACTTCAGACATCTACATAGTTCCTGATATCTTGATCCAGCAGGAGACTATAGCCTCCTGATTGTTAGCAAACATGATTTCTATTGCTTCTCTCCCAGTAAAAACTATAGTTGGTATAggtcaaaattaaatgagtaAACTAGATATGTCGGTTCCCCAGCACTTGATCACTCAATCTCTGGCACTCCCAACAACGAAAAGTTGGTATCTTCAGATCCAAGAAACGGGATATACTCTGATCCTCTGACATGAACACTAAAGCAAGCTGCATGATAAGCAACTTATGAGACGCCATCTTAAAGGAGATAGCGGAAGAAATGGTAAACCTATTTCTATGCAACAGataaaaacagctaaattatagaaaattctgAACTCCAAATGCATTAGAAATATGTAGGTCTCTATGTTTCATGTATTATGTCACTGTTCACTTCAGCAGATCATTACcgttttctattttcattacACTTTGGAGCATTACATCCATCTTTGTTTTCATGTCTGACGCATCATCCATTTTAGGGGCAATAAGCATCAGCTCTCTATGGATTTCACGCACAAAACTGCAGATCTTCTGGGCAAATTCAAGTTCACCATCGGATATCCTACCTATCGCCAACCGCATCAGTTCTCCAGTCAAGTCTGCAAGCTGCACAAGAAGGATGAAAAACTGGTTTAAGAGACATAGTTAAGAGGGCATTGTAGTATTCTCTGTGGCCCATTTTTGGATGACACATATGACTTGAGCCTGATTATCAGAGAAGGAGAAGTTCATTGTTCTTCATGTGTGTCTCTTTTCTGTGTATGTGCCTGTGGCTAATACAGTTCAGAGAATTACCCCCAAGAGATAGTCAAGCACATTTATCTGCAAAGGCTCAACAGATGGGTCACTTAGTGGTCGCAAGGAAGCATTTATCTGATCAAGATTTAAAAGAGCCCCAGTCTTGCAAAAGTTACAAAGTGTAGCAGCTTCAACATATTCTTGAACCTATTAATGCAAGCAAAACCTCAAGTGAGATTGCAAAACATTATGCAGCAGTCAGAAGCTAAAAGGGCAGGATGTGGGTACTCCAGGTGAATAGGCCCGTCTCAGCTTCCAAAAATCAGTTCCTTGCAGCTCTTTCACTAAACGAGATATATATTGATCCACCACTGCAGCTAAATCCTTTTCTGCCTTTTCTAGAACTTcctctttgttgtttttactGATTCTGTTGTTAGAGAGGGTAAGAAAATTAGTAACATTTTTCTAAATGGTCTTATTAGACCAAAATCACTCAAGGTCAGAAAACGACGCAGATCTTCCAATAAACATGTATACATCAGTTAGAAGTAGTTAGGCTAGAGTTACTTTATGACCAACATCACACGCTAATAACCATTAGAAAGAGTTCAAGGATATGTCaactttttattgaattttcttctGCTGTTAACTTTGTGCATCTCAATGTAAAATTTAGGAGACATAATTGCACAATGCTATTATTCTGTCAAAAAGAAATGGTACTTCTGAAAAAATGTCACCTGAAAATGTTAATCACCATTGCTTACTGATCAAAGGgtaggaaaaatatataaagaaactGAACATTGACAGAATTGCGCATAAACTACAACTGATTTCCATTTACCTATGCACCTGAAATATGACCTTCTTGCTATTCATAGTTACATCCCGACTTGCTTTcaccactctctctctcttttcattCTGTGGTGCATATAGAGAAAAAGTGATCGTACATTTCAGACAATTAAGTGTAAAGCTATCTTTAAATGTTTATTTGCAGAGGTATATGTGCATAATAAGTgagaaaatatga
Above is a genomic segment from Sesamum indicum cultivar Zhongzhi No. 13 unplaced genomic scaffold, S_indicum_v1.0 scaffold00346, whole genome shotgun sequence containing:
- the LOC105180141 gene encoding cytosolic sulfotransferase 12-like; its protein translation is MPSEISPKYLQQEETLTQECKIFISTLPKERGWLASHLYQYQGFWYPVRHLQGVISCQKHFQAQNSDIFLVTTPKSGTTWLKAIIFTLVNRTRYPPVAKNHPLLSNNPHDLVPFLEIKLYVDNQIPDFSSFPSLRLFSTHSPHVSLPESIKQNSACKIVYLCRNPKDIFVSLWHFTNELRPQETGTNSISEVFDLFCRGVTLFGPFWEHALEYWKLSIENPDRVLFLKFEDMKNQPGTHLRRLAEFLGSPFSAGEEESGLVEEILKLCSFDNLSALDINRNGKLTSGEENKVFFRRGVVGDWKNYLGSEMVERIDRITQEKFSGSGLVI
- the LOC105180142 gene encoding translin-associated protein X-like isoform X1, whose product is MKDAFSKYAAYLNDLVLFLFVLINEKRERVVKASRDVTMNSKKVIFQVHRISKNNKEEVLEKAEKDLAAVVDQYISRLVKELQGTDFWKLRRAYSPGVQEYVEAATLCNFCKTGALLNLDQINASLRPLSDPSVEPLQINVLDYLLGLADLTGELMRLAIGRISDGELEFAQKICSFVREIHRELMLIAPKMDDASDMKTKMDVMLQSVMKIENACFSVHVRGSEYIPFLGSEDTNFSLLGVPEIE
- the LOC105180142 gene encoding translin-associated protein X-like isoform X2, which gives rise to MNSKKVIFQVHRISKNNKEEVLEKAEKDLAAVVDQYISRLVKELQGTDFWKLRRAYSPGVQEYVEAATLCNFCKTGALLNLDQINASLRPLSDPSVEPLQINVLDYLLGLADLTGELMRLAIGRISDGELEFAQKICSFVREIHRELMLIAPKMDDASDMKTKMDVMLQSVMKIENACFSVHVRGSEYIPFLGSEDTNFSLLGVPEIE